The following proteins are encoded in a genomic region of Devosia lucknowensis:
- a CDS encoding TIGR03842 family LLM class F420-dependent oxidoreductase, which produces MEFGITFKGFIEHERARYLVRAAEYAGFSYCWFYDSHILWRDCYAAIAMCMEHTSDMRFGPLVTNPDVRDWSVAASIFGSLSKQSGGRFDLAVGRGDSSMRVMGKKPATLARVADFIHKTKAMVRGEEVTYGEIPAPVKFPWAVGHDMPSWIAAYGPLALKTAGEHADGVVLQIADPGLCKWFTDQCIDAGKAAGKDMTGFRSMAAAPAYFGDKKRAIEKVKWFPAMVGNHVADIVEKYGSDSDKVPAALTSYIEKRRGYDYSKHGQADNPFLDFISDDVVESFCVLGEPEDHISKIRDLETAGVTQFNIYLDSGDEEEIIANYGRHVIPSFR; this is translated from the coding sequence ATGGAATTCGGCATCACCTTCAAGGGTTTTATTGAACACGAGCGCGCCCGCTATCTGGTGCGCGCTGCCGAATATGCCGGCTTTTCCTACTGCTGGTTCTACGACAGCCATATCCTTTGGCGCGACTGCTATGCCGCCATCGCCATGTGCATGGAACACACCAGCGACATGCGCTTCGGCCCGCTCGTGACCAACCCTGATGTCCGCGACTGGTCGGTGGCCGCCTCGATCTTCGGCTCGCTGTCCAAGCAGTCGGGAGGCCGCTTCGACCTGGCCGTGGGACGCGGCGACAGCTCCATGCGCGTGATGGGCAAGAAGCCGGCCACCCTCGCGCGCGTTGCCGACTTCATCCACAAGACCAAGGCTATGGTGCGTGGCGAGGAAGTCACCTATGGCGAAATCCCAGCGCCGGTGAAATTTCCCTGGGCTGTCGGCCACGACATGCCGAGCTGGATCGCCGCCTATGGCCCGCTGGCACTCAAGACGGCCGGCGAACATGCCGATGGCGTCGTGCTGCAAATTGCCGACCCCGGCCTGTGCAAATGGTTCACCGACCAGTGCATCGATGCCGGCAAGGCTGCGGGCAAGGACATGACCGGCTTCCGCTCCATGGCGGCGGCGCCCGCCTATTTCGGCGACAAGAAGCGCGCCATCGAGAAGGTGAAGTGGTTCCCGGCAATGGTCGGCAACCACGTGGCCGATATCGTCGAGAAGTACGGCTCTGATAGCGACAAGGTGCCGGCTGCGCTCACCTCGTATATCGAAAAGCGCCGCGGCTACGACTATTCCAAGCACGGACAGGCCGATAACCCCTTCCTCGACTTCATCTCCGACGACGTCGTCGAAAGCTTCTGCGTTCTCGGCGAGCCGGAAGACCACATCTCCAAGATCCGCGATCTGGAAACGGCCGGTGTCACCCAGTTCAACATCTATCTCGACAGTGGCGACGAAGAGGAAATCATCGCCAACTACGGGCGGCACGTCATTCCAAGCTTCCGCTGA